The segment ATCAACTTGCAGAAAACCGTTACGTTCGGCTCCGTAGTTGATAAAAGCCGCCTGTAATGCGGCATCGATATTGTGGATGTAACCTTTGTAAATGTTACCTTTGGTCTTGGCCTGATGGAGCATTTCTACGTAATACTCAATGACCTGACCTTCCTGAGTCAGCGCGACTTCCACCTGTTCACCGGGGAGAACGCTGATAAACATTTTCTCTTTTTTCTTAATTTTTTTACCTGTCATGTTCTAATCCAAAGAAAAGTTGTAAATTTTCTCCGGACCCAGAAGCTGGAATCATGTATCTCCGTCAAGCCTGCAATCGTAATAGATCTCATTTCCTGTCTGCTTGACGTGCAGTCTGCCGCTTTTTTCCAGTTCCGTGAGTACCTGTTCCACCCTCTCCAAGGGAATATCAAGTGCTCCGGCGAGCTGTTGCGCTGTCTGCGGCCTGCGCATGATAGAAGCCTGAATCCGGTCAAATGCGTGGGAGCCATCGCCCTGCACATGGGCTATGGTCTCATCACCGCTCCTTTTCTTTGCGTCGGTATCTGGTTCGCAATCCCTATCTTTACAGGGCGCGGCATCAAGAACCTTTTTCCAGCGGCCTAGGGTCTCGGAATCAACCGGACCGGCCTTCTCCAGAGTACCTGGACGCGAAAGAGTGACCACATCAATGCGGTCCGGGGCAAGTTCGGTACAGAATTCCTTCATAAGAGTTAGGTTTTCATCCGAATCGTTGTATCCCCGTGAAAGGAGCACTTCCAGAAAAATCTTACCGTTGAACTCCTTGCGGAATTCGATCAGGGCTTTAGCAATCGAAGTAGGGTCAATTCCCCTACAAGGTCTGTTTATGGCCCTGAATTCCGAAGCAACAAGGGAATCCATTGAAGGAAGCACCACATCGGCTTCCAGCAGTTCCTTTCTCACTTCGGTGTCCGTCATGGCGGTCGCGTTTGTCAGCACGGCCACAGGCATGGACGGGAAAAGTTTTTTTACGCCGCGAATAATTTCGGGCATTTCAGAGTTGAGGGTCGGTTCCCCGAGTCCTCCAAGGGTAATCACCTCGGGCGGCTGATGCCCCTCCTGCTTCCATTTCTCAAGTTCATTAAGAATATCAGCCGCAGGTACATAAACATCGCGTTCACCGGTGAGCAGATCAGTCTTGCCCACTTCGCAATATACACAATCCATGGAGCAAACCCTGCGTCCAAGCAGGTCCAGCCCCAGTGAACGCCCTATTCTGCCGGAAAAAACCGGCCCGAAGATATAGCTATAACCCATAACGGCCTCATCAAGAAGCAAAAAAATCAATTAAATTTGATGCGCTTC is part of the Desulfovibrio sp. JC022 genome and harbors:
- a CDS encoding radical SAM protein, coding for MGYSYIFGPVFSGRIGRSLGLDLLGRRVCSMDCVYCEVGKTDLLTGERDVYVPAADILNELEKWKQEGHQPPEVITLGGLGEPTLNSEMPEIIRGVKKLFPSMPVAVLTNATAMTDTEVRKELLEADVVLPSMDSLVASEFRAINRPCRGIDPTSIAKALIEFRKEFNGKIFLEVLLSRGYNDSDENLTLMKEFCTELAPDRIDVVTLSRPGTLEKAGPVDSETLGRWKKVLDAAPCKDRDCEPDTDAKKRSGDETIAHVQGDGSHAFDRIQASIMRRPQTAQQLAGALDIPLERVEQVLTELEKSGRLHVKQTGNEIYYDCRLDGDT